One genomic segment of Hydra vulgaris chromosome 14, alternate assembly HydraT2T_AEP includes these proteins:
- the LOC136073125 gene encoding uncharacterized protein LOC136073125 isoform X2, which translates to MAEVEDEEIHRAALEGRTTSVVKMPLLEGHERLRYNLPFHEEVAVAFLGDDDAPPASREIVIYPRGQSLKTILFMSANLDPMVYPIFFLRDDAGWYNQLEHNPDHATCVRNHVTLSQNKQYDALHEHVIYRANDLKVRPGRVVILPSSYVGSPRALKENFEDAMAVLKKYCKPDLFITFTCNPKWREIVENLNPGQTVNEKPDLVCRVFKMKLKPFFEDIFKHEVFGKVISHLEKAEDIDCLISAEIPDLAVDPELRKIIKSCMIHGPYGTLNPNSSRMKDKKCTKKFPKEFNSHTVAVFNG; encoded by the exons atggcagaagTAGAGGATGAAGAAATCCACCGAGCAGCTTTAGAAGGAAGAACGACTTCTGTTGTCAAAATGCCTTTGCTTGAAGGTCATGAGAGACTTCGATACAATCTTCCTTTCCATGAGGAAGTTGCTGTTGCGTTTTTGGGAGATGATGATGCTCCACCTGCATCCAGGGAAATTGTTATATACCCTCGAGGTCAGtctttgaaaacaattttatttatgtctGCAAATTTAGATCCTATGGTATATCCAATATTTTTCCTGAGAGATGATGCTGGATGGTACAATCAACTGGAGCACAATCCTGATCATGCAACTTGTGTTAGAAACCATGTTACTTTGTCTCA aaataAACAATACGATGCATTGCATGAACATGTAATTTACCGTGCTAATGATCTTAAGGTAAGACCAGGCCGTGTTGTTATATTGCCTTCTTCATATGTTGGAAGTCCAAGAGcactaaaagaaaactttgaagatgcgATGGcagtcttaaaaaaatattgtaaaccaGATCTATTCATTACTTTTACCTGCAATCCCAAATGGAGAGAAAttgtagaaaatttaaatccagGCCAAACTGTTAATGAAAAACCTGATTTAGTTTGTCGtgtatttaaaatgaaacttaaacCTTTCTTTGAGGATATTTTTAAGCATGAAGTCTTTGGCAAAGTTATAAGTCAT CTAGAAAAAGCAGAAGATATTGATTGTTTAATATCAGCAGAAATTCCAGACCTAGCTGTTGATCCTGAACTtcgtaaaattataaaatcatgcaTGATACATGGACCATATGGAACTTTAAATCCCAATTCTTCCCGCATGAAAGATAAgaaatgtacaaaaaaatttcctaaagaatttaattcCCACACTGTTGCAGTTTTTAATGGTTAA
- the LOC136090890 gene encoding uncharacterized protein LOC136090890, which yields MPREYQRKTIGTYDHSKLMTAIQLVKEGESVYSVSKSSGIPYGTLYRRSHDQIQRNDKRIGSGCGFVLNNTEENLLVEALMYLADKGFPQDREDIKLMVKSYITFIGKKTAFKDDKPGKDWCMSFEKRWNVVLGKRKPELLTKARANDLSLKTLTDFFELYEKTLNNNNLFDRPHCIFNLDETGLRTDPTAGKIFVRKTSKTAYYIAPSCGKSMYTVLFCGSANGQCLPPFVVYKAIYLYDAWCQNGPENAMYGVTKSGWIKDYIFESSIDRFIIHVKDYEKPVLLLCDGHNSHMTYFTVKKALDNHIILLCLPPNTSHALQPLDVGFLAPLKSHWKKILKDWLRESRHKNVDKSVFPTLLKALISKIDNKLLKSGFNGSGLYSVDKSKPMKKIVNMQPKHEEVDKFNKKENVVKNLQRAIDSVPTPSPSQPTLTALTNSKKRRARVQAKKGEILTAQDVVARLQEEEKNKAEKKTVSVSKRKLLDQYSSTF from the coding sequence atgcCTCGTGAATACCAACGCAAGACTATTGGTACATATGATCACAGCAAACTAATGACTGCCATACAGCTTGTTAAGGAAGGAGAGTCAGTATACAGTGTATCAAAGTCTTCTGGAATTCCTTATGGGACATTATACAGACGATCCCATGATCAAATTCAAAGGAATGACAAAAGAATTGGAAGCGGTTGTgggtttgttttaaataatactgAGGAAAATCTTCTAGTAGAAGCCTTGATGTACTTAGCTGATAAGGGTTTTCCACAAGATAGAGAAGATATCAAACTGATGGTTAAATCCTATATAACATTTATTGGcaaaaaaactgcatttaaaGATGACAAGCCAGGGAAAGACTGGTGCATGTCTTTTGAAAAACGATGGAATGTAGTCCTTGGTAAAAGAAAACCTGAACTTTTGACAAAAGCAAGAGCTAATGATCTTTCTCTAAAAACATTGACagatttttttgagttatatGAGAAgacattaaacaataataatttatttgatagacCGCATTGCATATTTAATTTAGATGAAACAGGTTTACGTACAGATCCTACAGCAGGAAAAATCTTTGTTcgtaaaacatcaaaaacagcCTATTACATTGCTCCATCATGTGGTAAATCAATGTATACTGTACTGTTTTGTGGGTCAGCAAATGGACAGTGTCTACCTCCCTTTGTCGTCTACAAAGCTATCTACCTTTATGATGCATGGTGTCAAAATGGACCAGAAAATGCAATGTATGGTGTAACAAAATCCGGTTGGATCAAGGactatatttttgaaagttcaATTGACAGGTTTATTATACATGTAAAGGATTATGAAAAGCCTGTGTTGCTGCTATGTGATGGACACAACAGCCATATGAcatattttactgttaaaaaggCTCTGGACAATCATATAATTTTACTTTGCTTACCTCCTAACACAAGTCATGCATTACAACCTCTTGATGTTGGTTTTCTTGCTCCATTGAAATCCCATTGGAAGAAAATCCTTAAAGATTGGTTAAGAGAAAGCAGACATAAAAATGTTGACAAGTCTGTATTTCCAACTTTACTAAAAGCTCTTATCAGTAAGATAGATAACAAACTCCTGAAAAGTGGTTTTAATGGTAGTGGTCTTTACTCTGTTGACAAATCAAAACCTATGAAAAAGATAGTGAATATGCAACCAAAGCATGAGGAAGTagataagtttaataaaaaagaaaatgttgtaaaaaaccTGCAGAGAGCAATCGATTCTGTACCTACACCTAGCCCAAGTCAACCTACACTGACAGCActtacaaattcaaaaaaacgcAGAGCACGTGTCCAGGCCAAAAAGGGAGAAATTTTAACAGCACAAGATGTTGTCGCAAGGTTACAAGAAGAAGAAAAGAATAAAGCTGAAAAGAAGACTGTATCAGTAAGTAAAAGAAAACTGCTTGACCAATACAGTTCGACTTTTTAA